One Deinococcus grandis DNA window includes the following coding sequences:
- the radA gene encoding DNA repair protein RadA produces the protein MAKARTTYVCSSCGYTSAKPLGRCPNCQAWNSFEEEVPAVTTAARGGAYGGITGGRLTPLSGVGRREEPRTPSGIPELDRVLGGGLVAGGVTLIGGEPGIGKSTLLLQVADKVAAGGGTVLYVAGEESLEQIRLRADRLGVRAEIQLTRDTRAEHVAALMAEHKPALCIVDSIQTVTVEGDGAPGGVAQVRDGTALLTRAAKETGTATVLVGHVTKDGTVAGPKVMEHIVDTTVFLETVGSYRLLRSVKNRFGQAGELGVFEMRGEGLIAVENPSAAFLAERPVGVPGSVVAATIDGQRPMLLEVQALASKTPYPNARRVVVGLDARRVDVVLAVLERRLDLTLGGLDVYVNLAGGLKVPDPGLDLAVALAVYSAVVGRALPDSVAVFGEVGLAGEVRSTVASIRRAEEARRAGYTRLIVPPGLDGHPNGVKSVEEAVAQVWGGAPASGRKPRAAAERT, from the coding sequence GTGGCTAAAGCCCGCACCACCTACGTCTGCAGCAGCTGCGGGTACACTAGCGCCAAACCGCTGGGCCGCTGCCCGAACTGCCAGGCGTGGAACTCCTTCGAGGAAGAGGTGCCCGCCGTCACGACCGCCGCGCGCGGCGGGGCGTACGGGGGCATCACGGGCGGCCGTCTCACGCCGCTGTCCGGGGTCGGGCGCCGCGAGGAGCCCCGCACCCCGAGCGGCATTCCGGAACTCGACCGGGTGCTGGGTGGCGGGCTGGTCGCCGGGGGCGTCACGCTGATCGGCGGGGAGCCCGGCATCGGCAAGAGCACCCTGCTGCTTCAGGTCGCGGACAAGGTCGCGGCGGGGGGCGGCACGGTGCTGTACGTGGCGGGCGAGGAATCCCTGGAGCAGATCCGCCTGCGCGCCGACCGACTGGGCGTGCGGGCCGAGATCCAGCTGACCCGTGACACCCGCGCCGAACACGTCGCGGCGCTGATGGCCGAGCATAAGCCCGCGCTGTGCATCGTGGACTCCATCCAGACCGTGACGGTCGAGGGGGACGGCGCGCCGGGCGGCGTGGCGCAGGTCCGCGACGGCACTGCCCTGCTGACCCGCGCCGCGAAGGAGACTGGGACCGCCACCGTCCTCGTGGGGCACGTCACGAAGGATGGCACGGTCGCCGGGCCGAAAGTCATGGAGCACATCGTGGACACCACCGTCTTCCTGGAGACGGTCGGGTCGTACCGCCTGCTGCGCAGCGTGAAGAACCGCTTCGGGCAGGCCGGTGAACTCGGCGTGTTCGAGATGCGCGGCGAGGGCCTGATCGCCGTGGAGAACCCGTCGGCGGCGTTCCTGGCCGAGCGGCCCGTCGGGGTGCCCGGCAGCGTCGTCGCCGCCACCATCGACGGGCAGCGCCCCATGCTGCTGGAGGTGCAGGCGCTCGCCAGCAAGACGCCGTACCCGAACGCCCGCCGGGTCGTGGTGGGCCTCGACGCCCGCCGCGTGGACGTCGTCCTGGCCGTGCTGGAACGCCGCCTGGACCTGACGCTGGGCGGCCTGGACGTGTACGTGAACCTCGCGGGCGGCCTGAAAGTGCCCGATCCGGGCCTGGACCTCGCGGTGGCCCTGGCGGTGTACTCCGCCGTGGTGGGCCGCGCCCTGCCGGACAGCGTCGCCGTGTTTGGCGAGGTCGGCCTGGCGGGCGAGGTGCGCTCCACCGTCGCCTCCATCCGCCGCGCCGAGGAGGCCCGCCGCGCCGGGTACACCCGCCTGATCGTCCCGCCCGGCCTGGACGGCCACCCCAACGGCGTGAAGAGCGTCGAGGAGGCGGTGGCGCAGGTCTGGGGCGGCGCCCCGGCGTCCGGCCGGAAACCCCGCGCCGCTGCCGAACGTACCTGA
- a CDS encoding PH domain-containing protein, producing MTAPIFVAPPTSPVWFRALVWLAPLLLIVTAWIPDESAEKPLPVAGSVALTLLGVGLAALFVQLPRRLSYTLTDTGLRVSRFSGTFEWPYRELRMRRTDGGLGLKMGGVGLPGYHTGTYTFTGAGYQNVQAIASNTRGGLIVERGGTPYYLTPADPDAFAQALAARGVPVLD from the coding sequence ATGACTGCCCCAATTTTCGTCGCGCCGCCCACCTCGCCCGTCTGGTTCCGGGCGCTGGTGTGGCTGGCGCCCCTGCTCCTGATCGTGACTGCCTGGATCCCGGACGAGAGCGCCGAGAAGCCCCTGCCGGTGGCGGGCAGCGTGGCCCTGACCCTGCTGGGTGTGGGGCTGGCCGCCCTGTTCGTGCAGCTGCCCCGGCGGCTCTCGTACACCCTGACCGACACGGGCCTGCGTGTCAGCCGCTTCTCCGGCACCTTCGAGTGGCCGTACCGCGAACTGCGCATGCGCCGCACCGACGGCGGGCTGGGCCTGAAGATGGGCGGGGTGGGCCTGCCCGGCTACCACACCGGGACCTACACCTTCACGGGGGCCGGGTACCAGAATGTGCAGGCCATCGCGTCCAATACGCGCGGCGGCCTGATCGTCGAGCGGGGCGGTACCCCGTACTACCTGACGCCTGCCGACCCCGACGCCTTCGCGCAGGCGCTCGCCGCGCGGGGCGTGCCCGTGCTGGACTGA
- a CDS encoding LysR family transcriptional regulator: protein MELRQVRYFLTVAEEGNVTRAAARLGMAQPPLSGQIRALERELGAALFHRTPRGVELTEAGRAFQAEVAGIPAQLDRAAVETGRAARGETGALRVGFTGAAGIDPAVQDVIRAFRRTYPQVSLTLTEKNTEALVADLRAHVLDAAFVRATPDYAQEFRVTEVACSELVAVLPEDHPAANADRIALEALRDDPFILTPRAVGPALHDAVLAACRAAGFEARPGQTAPQMMSVVSLVAAGLGVSLVPAAMRHLHLRGCVYRDLLGGGPRVTLSLASQRVERSVIVRNFLALAAPGA, encoded by the coding sequence ATGGAGTTGCGGCAGGTGCGGTACTTCCTGACGGTCGCGGAGGAGGGAAACGTGACGCGGGCCGCCGCGCGGCTGGGCATGGCGCAGCCGCCCCTGAGTGGGCAGATCCGCGCGCTGGAACGCGAACTGGGCGCGGCGCTGTTTCACCGGACGCCCCGCGGCGTGGAGCTGACCGAGGCGGGCCGCGCTTTCCAGGCCGAGGTGGCGGGCATTCCCGCGCAGCTGGACCGCGCCGCCGTCGAGACCGGGCGGGCCGCGCGGGGCGAGACGGGCGCGCTGCGGGTGGGCTTCACGGGCGCGGCGGGGATCGACCCGGCGGTGCAGGACGTGATCCGCGCGTTCCGGCGCACGTACCCGCAGGTCAGCCTGACCCTGACCGAGAAGAACACCGAGGCGCTCGTCGCGGACCTGCGCGCGCACGTGCTGGACGCGGCGTTCGTGCGCGCCACCCCGGACTACGCGCAGGAGTTCCGCGTGACCGAGGTGGCGTGCAGTGAACTGGTCGCGGTGCTCCCCGAGGATCACCCGGCGGCGAACGCCGACCGCATTGCGCTGGAGGCGCTGCGGGACGATCCGTTCATCCTCACGCCGCGCGCGGTGGGTCCGGCGCTGCATGACGCGGTGCTGGCCGCGTGCCGCGCGGCGGGGTTCGAGGCGCGGCCCGGGCAGACCGCCCCGCAGATGATGTCGGTGGTCAGTCTGGTGGCGGCGGGCCTGGGCGTGTCGCTGGTGCCGGCCGCGATGCGGCACCTGCACCTGCGCGGCTGCGTGTACCGCGACCTGCTGGGCGGGGGGCCGCGCGTGACGCTGTCCCTGGCGTCGCAGCGGGTGGAGCGGTCGGTGATCGTCCGGAACTTCCTGGCCCTCGCCGCGCCCGGGGCGTGA
- a CDS encoding SRPBCC family protein — MTHAALDHRIEDARTLVLERTFAATPDRVFAAFTQAEHLKHWWGPRGWTLTHCTVDLRPGGRWHYCMTCTDPAQGDFHGMNSWGLGVYERIEAPTRLTYTDHFSDEHGAINDQMPATLADLTFEAVPGGTRVTSRSTYVRPEDLQAVMDMGMLQGISETWDRLAEHLS; from the coding sequence ATGACGCACGCTGCCCTCGACCACCGCATCGAAGACGCACGGACCCTCGTGCTGGAACGCACCTTCGCCGCCACGCCTGACCGCGTCTTCGCGGCGTTCACGCAGGCCGAGCACCTGAAGCACTGGTGGGGGCCGCGCGGCTGGACCCTCACGCACTGCACCGTTGACCTGCGCCCCGGCGGCCGCTGGCACTACTGCATGACCTGCACCGACCCCGCACAGGGCGACTTCCACGGCATGAACAGCTGGGGCCTGGGCGTGTACGAGCGCATCGAGGCTCCCACCCGCCTGACCTACACCGACCACTTCAGCGACGAGCACGGCGCCATCAACGACCAGATGCCCGCCACGCTGGCCGACCTGACCTTCGAGGCCGTTCCCGGCGGCACGCGCGTCACCAGCCGCTCCACGTACGTCCGCCCGGAGGACCTGCAGGCCGTCATGGACATGGGGATGCTGCAGGGCATCAGCGAGACGTGGGACCGCCTCGCCGAACACCTCTCCTGA
- a CDS encoding ArsR/SmtB family transcription factor, with translation MNHHTFTALADPHRFQIVELLRERPHSVGEIADRLGLRQPQTSKHLRVLTDAGLVHMEPQANRRIAHLRPTPFRDLDEWLTRYRPLWEERLDRLDDYLRSLPPEDPAPDPDEPGGSP, from the coding sequence TTGAACCACCACACCTTCACCGCCCTGGCCGACCCGCACCGCTTCCAGATCGTCGAACTACTGCGCGAACGGCCTCACAGCGTCGGCGAGATCGCCGACCGGCTCGGCCTGCGCCAGCCGCAGACGTCCAAGCACCTGCGCGTCCTCACGGACGCCGGACTGGTCCACATGGAACCCCAGGCCAACCGCCGCATCGCCCACCTGCGCCCCACGCCCTTTCGTGACCTCGACGAGTGGCTGACCCGCTACCGCCCCCTCTGGGAGGAGCGACTGGACCGGCTGGACGACTACCTGCGCTCCCTCCCACCCGAAGACCCCGCACCCGACCCAGATGAACCCGGAGGTTCCCCATGA
- a CDS encoding cation diffusion facilitator family transporter, with amino-acid sequence MHGHNEPGHAGQGYGGHDHNHGANANARQLTLALLLTGGFLIVEVVYAVLSGSLALLSDAGHMLTDAAALALSLLALRVGARPADARRTFGYRRAEVLAAALNAGALFAVGIYVLVEAARRFAQPVEVQATPMLIVAVLGLIVNLISARILAGGQGESLNMRSAYLEVMGDLLGSVAVIVGALLIRFTGWTWVDPLLGAGIGLWVLPRTWALLRASVNVLLEGVPRGLDLNALRAELRALPGVDDVHDLHVWSVTGGVNNLTAHLVAPTAGDTLLREVEEVAARFGIAHSTVQIEGPDAHATGGAALHP; translated from the coding sequence ATGCACGGGCACAACGAGCCTGGGCACGCCGGGCAGGGCTATGGCGGGCACGACCACAACCACGGCGCGAACGCGAACGCGCGGCAGCTGACCCTCGCCCTGCTGCTGACGGGCGGGTTCCTGATCGTGGAGGTCGTGTACGCGGTCCTGTCCGGCAGTCTGGCGCTGCTGAGCGACGCAGGGCACATGCTGACCGACGCGGCGGCGCTGGCCCTGTCGCTGCTGGCCCTCCGGGTGGGCGCGCGGCCCGCCGACGCCCGGCGCACCTTCGGGTACCGCCGGGCAGAGGTGCTGGCCGCCGCCCTGAACGCCGGGGCGCTGTTCGCCGTGGGGATCTACGTGCTGGTCGAGGCCGCGCGCCGCTTCGCGCAGCCGGTCGAGGTGCAGGCCACCCCCATGCTGATCGTCGCGGTGCTGGGCCTGATCGTGAACCTGATCAGCGCCCGCATCCTGGCCGGAGGGCAGGGCGAGAGCCTGAACATGCGCTCGGCGTACCTGGAAGTCATGGGGGACCTGCTGGGCAGCGTCGCCGTGATCGTCGGCGCGCTGCTGATCCGCTTCACCGGCTGGACGTGGGTGGACCCGCTGCTCGGCGCGGGCATCGGCCTGTGGGTGCTGCCCCGCACCTGGGCGCTGCTGCGCGCCAGCGTGAACGTCCTGCTGGAGGGCGTCCCGCGCGGCCTGGACCTGAATGCCCTGCGTGCCGAACTGCGCGCCCTGCCCGGCGTGGACGACGTTCACGACCTGCACGTCTGGAGCGTGACGGGCGGCGTGAACAACCTGACGGCGCATCTGGTCGCCCCGACGGCAGGCGACACCCTCCTGCGCGAGGTGGAGGAGGTCGCCGCCCGCTTCGGCATCGCGCACAGCACCGTGCAGATCGAAGGGCCGGACGCCCACGCGACCGGTGGGGCGGCGCTGCACCCCTGA
- a CDS encoding DUF2087 domain-containing protein, which yields MTKSILDFQDEHGRITGWPSDRRRAHQLAILDYLTGLFEPGVSYDQGQAEQILADHSTLEDPSFLLTELVDGDYLATQDGTYWRADGRPGARG from the coding sequence ATGACGAAGAGCATTCTCGATTTCCAGGACGAACACGGCCGCATCACCGGGTGGCCCAGCGACCGCCGCCGCGCGCACCAGCTCGCCATCCTCGACTACCTGACCGGGCTGTTCGAACCCGGCGTGTCCTACGACCAGGGGCAGGCCGAGCAGATCCTCGCCGACCACAGCACCCTGGAAGACCCCAGCTTCCTGCTGACCGAACTCGTGGACGGCGATTACCTCGCCACGCAGGACGGGACCTACTGGCGGGCGGACGGCCGCCCCGGCGCGCGTGGCTAA